A single Mangifera indica cultivar Alphonso chromosome 20, CATAS_Mindica_2.1, whole genome shotgun sequence DNA region contains:
- the LOC123204233 gene encoding UDP-glycosyltransferase 83A1-like → MGKQPHVLAIPLPAQGHVGPLLKLATKIAEHGVKVTFVNTEFIEAKIMASMPEISAIGGSLIEFVSVPDGLEHGDIERDFEKSRNIMKKVMPGKLKELIEKINQVSDDQQISCVIGDVNAQWGLEVAQKLGIPSAAFVTYGPAILALQFHITKLIDDGVIDADGTALKDGLISISEGNLPWKFDEFPWMVRGQGKIQKIIFESSIEVVECVKMSNWVLSNSVYELDASSCDLVPNILPIGSLLASNNSRFLAGSFRPEDSSCLSWLDEKPIGSVVYVALGSSTILNQAQFDELAIGLESSGQSFLWVVRPDILWGPVAIFPDGFKKRIAGRGKIVEWAPQEKVLAHSSVACFVSHCGWNSTLEGLTMGVPFLCWPFFVDQYQNSRYICEAWKIGFELTRDDHGIVTRHEIQAKITKLFNEESIKGNALKLKEKATNSLAEGGSSYKNFQRFIAEIKFS, encoded by the exons ATGGGCAAGCAGCCACATGTATTGGCGATTCCACTTCCAGCACAAGGCCATGTTGGCCCCCTGCTGAAATTAGCAACAAAGATTGCTGAACATGGAGTCAAGGTGACCTTTGTTAACACAGAGTTCATCGAGGCGAAAATCATGGCTTCGATGCCGGAGATATCGGCCATAGGGGGGAGCCTGATAGAGTTTGTTTCAGTCCCAGATGGACTTGAACATGGGGAcattgagagagattttgaaaAGAGTAGAAATATCATGAAAAAAGTTATGCCAGGTAAATTGAAGGAGTTGATTGAGAAAATTAACCAAGTAAGTGATGATCAGCAGATCAGTTGTGTCATTGGCGATGTAAATGCTCAATGGGGTCTCGAAGTTGCCCAGAAATTGGGGATTCCGAGTGCTGCATTTGTTACTTATGGCCCTGCAATCTTAGCCCTGCAATTTCATATTACAAAGCTGATTGATGATGGAGTTATAGATGCTGATg GGACTGCATTGAAAGATGGGTTGATCTCAATTTCTGAGGGAAATCTTCCCTGGAAATTTGACGAATTCCCATGGATGGTTCGAGGACAAGGAAAGATACAGAAGATAATCTTTGAATCTTCTATTGAAGTTGTTGAGTGTGTTAAAATGTCCAACTGGGTTCTTTCGAATTCAGTTTATGAACTTGACGCGTCATCCTGTGATTTGGTTCCCAACATATTACCCATTGGTTCTTTACTCGCAAGTAATAATTCAAGGTTTTTGGCTGGGAGCTTTAGGCCCGAAGACTCATCTTGCTTGAGCTGGCTCGATGAAAAACCGATAGGCTCAGTCGTTTATGTTGCATTGGGTAGTTCAACAATCTTAAATCAGGCACAGTTTGATGAATTGGCAATTGGTCTTGAATCCTCAGGCCAGTCGTTTCTCTGGGTCGTCCGACCTGACATCTTGTGGGGACCGGTCGCTATATTCCCAGATGGTTTCAAAAAGAGAATAGCCGGTCGGGGAAAAATTGTTGAATGGGCACCTCAAGAGAAGGTATTGGCTCATTCTTCAGTTGCTTGCTTTGTAAGTCATTGCGGATGGAATTCAACCCTGGAAGGGTTAACCATGGGAGTGCCATTTCTCTGTTGGCCTTTCTTTGTTGATCAATATCAGAACAGTAGATATATTTGCGAAGCTTGGAAGATTGGTTTCGAATTAACCCGAGACGACCATGGGATTGTCACAAGGCATGAAATTCAGGCAAAGATTACAAAGTTGTTCAATGAAGAAAGCATCAAAGGAAATGCATTGAAGCTGAAAGAAAAGGCAACAAACAGTCTTGCTGAAGGTGGAtcttcatataaaaattttcagagATTTATT